The following coding sequences lie in one Metopolophium dirhodum isolate CAU chromosome 5, ASM1992520v1, whole genome shotgun sequence genomic window:
- the LOC132945378 gene encoding probable ATP-dependent RNA helicase DDX10 — protein sequence MVYKKRKIKVFRSKKKKESIDVVIGKLKESYEQIDPNAIEKFEHFPLSAPTLKGLKDNKYFVPTEIQRESIGYSLRGEDILGAAKTGSGKTLAFLIPVLEILYCNKWNRTEGLAALIITPTRELAYQIFETLRKIGIHHDFSAGLIIGGKDLKFERKRLDQCNIMICTPGRLLQHMDENPLFDCSNMLVLVLDEADRCLDMGFQQTMNSIIENLPPERQTLLFSATQTKSVKDLVRLSLSNPHLISVHEDSEHSTPSGLVQSYMVCDLHDKMSLLWSFIKNHLHHKVLVFMSSCKQVKYFYEILCKLRPGTSLLALYGTMHQTKRMAVYESFSRKQRSVLFATDIAARGLDFPAVNWVVQLDCPENANEYIHRAGRTARFQKSGESLLVLLPSELAILKQLENKKIPISEIKVNPNKLTSIQRTLEATLAKDHILKESAQRAFVSYIKSVFLMKDKSVFDVSALDTDSFASSLGLAIPPRVRFLQKWKKAKEAKKKEKDTIAQTVVEDLNEKLNKSSDSEISDDEPEPQAYQSSVKDSYNFHDDDNSEEENDDLFTVKRKDHNIIETDDFEDEVELATDTLNKKKKKPLTKAAVAKKMIKKQIKPNQKTVFDETGEAVLDKAKTKVSQMAREYENNSDKGGIDIEQAKQMLREEDVYDKQLFREKVKAKHREEKKKAKEEAKRAEMEDASSSDEASVDLSWLPDPDKVYGKRDSGDSEDDFDPNSGSESEVEDDSSNIHRPPKRKLLTNKTNIKKRRKIEEDSDEPVDTGLSLMEDEELVLKMLDV from the exons ATGGTGTACAAAAAAcggaaaataaaagtttttagatcGAAAAAAAAGAAGGAGTCTATTGATGTCGTGATCGGCAAACTCAAGGAATCGTACGAGCAG attgatCCAAATgctattgaaaaatttgaacattttcccTTGTCGGCACCAACATTAAAGGGATTGAAAGATAACAAATACTTTGTGCCTACTGAAATACAACGTGAAAGCATCGGTTATAGCCTACGTGGTGAGGACATATTAGGTGCAGCAAAGACTGGCAGTGGTAAAACACTAGCCTTTTTAATACCA GTATtggaaatattgtattgtaacaaATGGAATCGTACTGAAGGGTTAGCAGCACTTATCATAACTCCTACCAGAGAATTAGCATATCAAATATTTGAAACGTTACGTAAGATTGGTATCCACCACGATTTTTCTGCTGGTTTAATTATTG GTGGCaaagatttgaaatttgaacgCAAACGTTTAGACCAATGTAACATAATGATTTGCACTCCAGGTCGCTTATTGCAGCATATGGATGAAAATCCACTTTTTGACTGCTCTAATATGTTGGTACTAGTGTTGGATGAAGCTGACCGATGTCTTGATATGGGTTTTCAGCAAACTATGAACAGTATTATAGAGAATTTGCCTCCTGAAAGGCAAACACTTCTATTTTCAGCTACTCAAACCAA GTCTGTGAAAGATTTGGTAAGACTCAGTTTGAGTAATCCTCATTTAATTTCTGTTCATGAAGACTCCGAGCACAGTACTCCATCAGGCTTAGTACAAAGTTACATGGTATGTGATTTGCATGATAAAATGAGTCTACTATGGTCTTTCATAAAAAATCATTTGCACCATAAAGTACTTGTGTTTATGTCAAGTTGTAAACAA gttaaatatttttatgaaatattatgtaaactacGACCGGGTACTAGTCTATTAGCACTGTATGGTACTATGCATCAGACAAAACGTATGGCTGTGTATGAGTCTTTTAGTAGAAAACAACGTTCAGTTCTCTTCGCTACTGACATTGCTGCTCGAGGacttg attttccTGCTGTTAATTGGGTTGTTCAGTTGGACTGTCCAGAAAATGCAAATGAGTATATTCATCGTGCTGGTAGGACAGCCAGATTTCAGAAGTCTGGAGAATCATTGCTTGTGCTTTTGCCATCTGAATTAGCCATTTTAAAACagttggaaaacaaaaaaattccgATCTCAGAAATAAA AGTTAATCCTAATAAATTGACTTCAATCCAACGGACATTGGAAGCAACTTTAGCAAAAGATCACATTTTGAAAGAATCGGCTCAGCGTGCTTTTGTTTCTTATATAAAATCTGTATTCTTAATGAAAGACAAAAGTGTATTTGATGTTTCAGCTTTGGATACAGATTCATTTGCTAG TTCATTAGGTTTAGCGATTCCACCACGTGTaagatttttacaaaaatggaAAAAAGCTAAAGAAGCCAAGAAAAAAGAAAAGGATACAATTGCACAAACTGTAGTTGAAGACCTTAATGAGAAATTGAACAAATCATCTGATTCTGAAATTTCAGATGACGAACCGGAACCTCAGGCCTATCAATCTTCTGTTAAAgattcatataattttcatgatg atgaTAATAGTGAGGAAGAAAATGATGATTTATTTACTGTAAAACGAAAAgatcataatatcatagaaACTGATGACTTTGAAGATGAAGTAGAACTAGCAACTgatactttgaataaaaagaaaaaaaaacctttaaccAAAGCGGCAGTagcaaaaaaaatgattaaaaaacaaatcaaaccaAATCAGAAAACTGTTTTTGATGAAACTGGAGAA gcTGTTCTGGACAAGGCTAAAACAAAAGTTTCACAAATGGCTCgagaatatgaaaataatagtgACAAGGGCGGTATCGATATAGAACAAGCCAAACAAATGTTGCGTGAAGAGGATGTGTATGATAAACAATTGTTTCGAGAGAAGGTTAAAGCAAAACATAGAGAGGAAAAGAAGAAAGCCAAAGAAGAAGCTAAGAGAGCTGAAATGGAGGATGCAAGTTCTAGTGATGAAGCATCTGTTGATCTATCTTGGCTGCCTGATCCAGACAAGGTTTATGGCAAACGAGATAGCGGTGATTCTGAAGATGATTTTGATCCTAACTCTGGTTCAGAATCTGAAGTTGAAGATGATTCATCAAATATTCATCG ACCACCTAAGCGGAAATTATTGacaaataaaaccaatattaaGAAACGAAGGAAAATTGAAGAAGACTCAGATGAACCCGTGGACACAGGTTTGAGTCTAATGGAAGATGAAGAATTAGTGCTTAAAATGTTGGATGTgtaa